A DNA window from Capnocytophaga sp. ARDL2 contains the following coding sequences:
- a CDS encoding GNAT family N-acetyltransferase produces the protein MTTFSFSEDYILENDCVKLVPLSMEHYDELLYFTTNEPEIWQFSMVKADSPENLRRYIEIALEKRALEQEYTFVVYDKLKERLCGATRFTEVFLHNNRLQIGYTWYGKEFQGTYVNKHCKFLLMDFAFSFMNMHRIEYRAYTENVRSINALRSIGCEIEGVLRGNAITPSGERRDTMVLSILKPEWNEGVREMLYKKLYFKL, from the coding sequence ATGACTACTTTTTCTTTTTCGGAAGATTATATTTTGGAAAACGACTGTGTAAAATTAGTACCTCTTTCAATGGAACATTATGATGAGTTACTTTATTTCACTACCAATGAACCTGAAATTTGGCAATTTTCGATGGTAAAAGCCGATTCTCCAGAAAATTTACGCAGATATATTGAAATTGCACTCGAAAAACGTGCATTGGAACAAGAATATACTTTTGTTGTTTATGACAAGTTGAAAGAACGTTTGTGTGGTGCCACACGTTTTACCGAAGTGTTTTTACATAACAATCGTCTGCAAATTGGTTACACTTGGTATGGCAAAGAATTTCAAGGAACGTATGTAAACAAACATTGCAAATTTCTCTTGATGGATTTTGCTTTTTCGTTTATGAATATGCATCGTATCGAATATAGAGCATATACAGAAAATGTACGCAGTATCAACGCTTTAAGAAGTATTGGTTGCGAAATCGAAGGGGTTTTGAGAGGAAATGCCATCACTCCATCGGGCGAACGTAGAGATACAATGGTTTTGAGTATTCTAAAACCTGAATGGAACGAAGGTGTAAGAGAAATGTT
- a CDS encoding FKBP-type peptidyl-prolyl cis-trans isomerase, producing the protein MKIVYKTLVLACITLGLFSCKKDDNSSKIVKRDYAEVYAKDIESIESFLKSHKITVNGANDISYSQATNGTIWDQPDYVLKSIELTNDSRSNDSKTKYTTSGETDDKVIYKVYYLVINEGGGNSPVSYDDVYTNYSAYTLENKLVDKNNIGFWSSFPNQGNGSYAEVISGFRQILSQIKTAESISVNPDGSYTATNPGRVVVFLPSGLGYFNHAQNNISAYTPLIFDITLLSLKEIDHDNDGILTKYEDVDGDGNIWNDDTDGDRKPNFLDSDDDADGKLTREEITYTIDGQQFLYEFESIPTCPSGTIKKHLDPNCQ; encoded by the coding sequence ATGAAAATTGTATATAAAACATTAGTTCTTGCATGCATCACATTGGGACTTTTTAGTTGTAAAAAAGATGACAATTCATCAAAGATTGTAAAAAGAGATTATGCTGAAGTTTATGCCAAAGATATCGAATCTATCGAAAGTTTTCTAAAATCTCACAAAATCACGGTAAACGGAGCTAATGACATTTCTTATAGTCAAGCGACTAATGGTACGATATGGGATCAGCCTGATTATGTTCTGAAATCAATCGAATTGACCAACGATAGTCGCTCCAATGATAGCAAAACCAAATATACTACGAGTGGAGAAACAGATGATAAAGTTATCTACAAAGTGTATTATCTTGTGATTAATGAAGGAGGTGGAAACTCGCCTGTAAGTTATGATGATGTTTATACCAATTATTCTGCTTATACTTTAGAAAACAAATTGGTTGATAAAAACAATATAGGATTTTGGAGTTCGTTTCCAAATCAAGGAAATGGATCTTATGCAGAGGTAATTTCAGGTTTTAGACAAATTTTGTCACAGATAAAAACCGCTGAATCTATCAGTGTAAATCCAGATGGTTCTTATACCGCAACTAATCCAGGAAGAGTTGTAGTATTTTTACCTTCGGGATTAGGGTATTTCAACCATGCACAAAACAACATTTCTGCATATACTCCGCTGATTTTTGACATTACTTTGTTGTCATTGAAAGAAATCGACCACGACAACGATGGTATTTTGACAAAATATGAAGATGTTGACGGAGATGGAAATATTTGGAATGACGATACTGATGGTGATAGAAAACCAAATTTTTTAGATTCTGATGATGATGCTGATGGTAAATTGACTCGTGAAGAAATTACTTATACAATTGATGGTCAACAGTTTTTATACGAATTTGAAAGCATTCCTACTTGCCCTAGTGGAACAATCAAAAAACATTTAGACCCAAATTGTCAATAA
- a CDS encoding RNA-binding S4 domain-containing protein produces the protein MRIDKYLWCIRYYKTRNMATEAIKKGHVSINGQTAKPSRDVYAGDELSVRKDQINYKLQVLDIPQNRVGAKLVDMYRKDTTPAEAFEHLELLKLAKEHYRAKGQGRPTKKDRRDIDDYLVEEGK, from the coding sequence ATGAGAATTGATAAATATTTATGGTGCATACGTTATTATAAAACGCGAAATATGGCAACTGAAGCAATCAAAAAAGGGCATGTTTCAATCAATGGACAAACGGCAAAGCCCTCTCGAGATGTGTATGCAGGAGATGAATTGAGTGTGAGAAAAGACCAAATTAATTACAAGTTACAGGTTTTGGATATTCCACAAAATAGAGTAGGAGCTAAATTGGTAGATATGTATAGAAAAGATACTACTCCAGCCGAAGCATTTGAACATTTAGAATTGCTAAAATTGGCAAAAGAACATTATAGAGCCAAAGGACAAGGGCGACCTACGAAAAAAGATCGACGAGATATAGATGATTATTTGGTAGAGGAGGGTAAATAA
- the gyrA gene encoding DNA gyrase subunit A: protein MIEGEKLIPINIEEQMKSAYIDYSMSVIVSRALPDVRDGLKPVHRRVLYGMHELGVTSNKPHKKSARIVGEVLGKYHPHGDSSVYDAMVRMAQEWSMRYLLVDGQGNFGSVDGDSPAAMRYTEVRMRKIAEEMLSDIEKETVDFQLNFDDTLEEPRVLPTRIPALLVNGASGIAVGMATNMAPHNLSEVIDGTLAYIDNNDIEIDELMKYVKAPDFPTGAVIYGYEGVKEAYKTGRGRVVMRAKAIIEEVDGRDCIIVSEIPYQVNKAEMIRKTAELVNDRKIEGISTIRDESDRNGMRIVYVLKRDAVANVVLNTLFKYTQLQSSFSINNIALVNGRPEQLNLKDLILHFVDHRHDVVTRRTQFELRKAEERAHILEGLIIASDNIDEVIAIIRSSKSTEEARERLIERFKLTDIQARAIVEMRLRQLTGLEQEKLRTEYDEIMQLIEKLKEILTSKELRMNIIKEELTEIKEKYGDERRSVIEYAGGEMNIEDLIADEQVVITISHAGYIKRTPLTEYKTQNRGGVGQKSAGTRDQDFLEQMYVATNHQYMLIFTQKGKCYWLRVYEIPEGSKTAKGRAIQNLINIEPDDKVKAFICTQDLKNEEYINNHFVIMCTKKGVVKKTALEQYSRPRQNGINAITIREEDELLDVKLTDGNSKVLVAAKNGKLVRFDEAKTRPMGRTASGVRGITLADEQDEVIGLVAVSDLESEILVVSENGYGKRSALVEYRETNRGGKGVKAMNITEKTGALVSINAVTDMDDLMIINKSGLTIRIRVSDLRVMGRNTQGVRLINIKGNDAIAAVTKVMKEEDEEIETDLSVLVSEEEQMEELKNQVPMQDDVEEIEEDIQEDENEEI from the coding sequence ATGATAGAAGGAGAAAAGTTAATTCCAATCAATATTGAAGAGCAGATGAAATCTGCCTATATAGACTACTCTATGTCTGTAATTGTGTCTCGTGCATTACCCGATGTAAGAGACGGTCTAAAACCTGTACACAGAAGGGTTTTGTACGGAATGCACGAATTGGGAGTAACTTCAAACAAACCTCATAAAAAATCTGCGAGAATTGTAGGGGAAGTTCTTGGTAAGTACCACCCTCACGGAGATTCTTCGGTTTATGATGCAATGGTACGTATGGCTCAAGAATGGTCTATGCGTTATTTATTGGTCGATGGTCAGGGTAACTTTGGTTCTGTCGATGGTGACAGCCCAGCAGCGATGCGTTATACCGAGGTGCGTATGCGTAAAATCGCAGAAGAAATGCTTTCGGACATTGAAAAAGAAACTGTAGATTTTCAGTTAAATTTTGATGATACTTTGGAGGAACCAAGAGTTTTGCCTACGCGTATTCCTGCCTTGTTGGTAAACGGTGCTTCGGGGATTGCCGTGGGTATGGCGACCAATATGGCTCCGCACAATTTGTCAGAGGTAATCGACGGTACACTTGCTTATATCGACAACAACGACATCGAAATCGATGAGTTGATGAAATATGTAAAAGCTCCAGATTTCCCTACAGGTGCTGTAATTTATGGTTACGAAGGGGTAAAAGAAGCTTACAAAACAGGTCGTGGTCGTGTGGTAATGCGTGCCAAAGCAATAATCGAAGAGGTGGACGGAAGAGACTGTATCATTGTTTCTGAAATTCCATACCAAGTAAACAAAGCCGAGATGATTCGCAAAACTGCCGAATTGGTAAACGACCGCAAAATAGAGGGAATTTCTACCATTCGCGACGAATCTGACCGCAACGGTATGCGTATCGTGTATGTATTGAAACGCGACGCAGTTGCCAATGTAGTATTGAATACCTTATTTAAATATACACAATTGCAGTCTTCGTTTAGTATCAACAACATTGCGTTGGTAAACGGACGACCTGAACAGCTGAACCTCAAAGATTTGATTCTTCACTTTGTTGATCATAGACACGATGTGGTTACCAGAAGAACGCAATTTGAATTGAGAAAGGCAGAAGAAAGAGCTCATATCTTAGAAGGTTTGATTATCGCTTCTGACAATATCGACGAGGTAATTGCTATTATTCGTAGTTCAAAATCTACAGAAGAAGCTCGTGAACGCTTGATTGAAAGATTTAAATTGACTGATATTCAAGCTCGTGCAATTGTAGAAATGCGTTTGCGTCAATTGACAGGATTGGAGCAAGAAAAATTGCGTACAGAATATGACGAAATTATGCAATTGATTGAAAAATTGAAAGAAATCTTGACTTCGAAAGAATTGCGTATGAACATCATCAAAGAAGAATTGACCGAAATCAAAGAAAAATATGGTGATGAGCGTCGTTCGGTAATCGAATATGCAGGTGGAGAAATGAATATCGAAGATTTGATTGCAGATGAGCAAGTGGTAATCACGATTTCACACGCAGGATATATCAAGCGAACTCCACTTACTGAATACAAGACACAGAATAGAGGTGGAGTTGGTCAAAAATCTGCGGGTACAAGAGATCAAGATTTCTTGGAGCAAATGTATGTGGCTACAAACCACCAATATATGTTGATATTTACTCAAAAAGGTAAATGTTATTGGTTGAGAGTTTACGAAATCCCAGAAGGAAGCAAAACTGCCAAAGGTAGAGCTATTCAAAACTTGATAAACATCGAACCAGACGATAAAGTAAAAGCATTTATCTGTACACAAGATTTGAAAAACGAAGAGTACATCAACAACCACTTCGTAATTATGTGTACGAAAAAAGGTGTGGTAAAGAAAACAGCTTTGGAGCAGTATTCAAGACCTCGCCAAAATGGTATCAACGCCATTACAATTCGCGAAGAAGACGAATTATTGGATGTAAAATTGACCGATGGTAACTCAAAAGTGTTGGTAGCTGCCAAAAACGGTAAATTGGTTCGCTTCGATGAGGCAAAAACGCGTCCAATGGGTCGTACAGCATCGGGGGTAAGGGGTATTACCTTGGCTGATGAGCAAGACGAAGTAATCGGATTGGTAGCCGTTTCTGATTTGGAATCTGAAATCTTAGTAGTTTCGGAAAATGGATACGGAAAACGCTCAGCGTTAGTAGAATACCGCGAAACCAACCGTGGAGGGAAAGGGGTAAAAGCCATGAATATCACGGAAAAAACTGGTGCTTTGGTATCCATCAACGCTGTAACAGATATGGACGATTTGATGATAATCAACAAATCTGGATTGACGATACGCATTCGAGTTTCAGACCTTCGTGTGATGGGAAGAAATACACAAGGAGTACGCCTTATCAACATCAAAGGAAACGATGCCATTGCAGCCGTTACCAAAGTGATGAAAGAAGAGGACGAAGAAATAGAAACAGACTTGTCTGTATTGGTTTCTGAAGAAGAACAAATGGAAGAATTGAAAAATCAAGTTCCTATGCAAGATGATGTAGAGGAAATTGAAGAGGATATTCAAGAGGATGAAAATGAAGAGATTTAA
- a CDS encoding tetratricopeptide repeat protein encodes MKRFNIFYVIFLGMMVSSFPSFSQDKELREVERLVKNEKYTEGYTALQNLFPTIEQFSDEQKVWFYYLQSKIHSESAVESDENKNFTTIVNAFEQIEKLEKNNKVTRFVKTTANAKNRLLSKIVNAAIDDTTNQDWEKASQNYFNAYQLSKTDTLFLYHAANQALKADDKKTAIKHYKDLVKLNYKGKTTLYTAVNRSNGTVVSFGNDQRRRDQQVRNLLYDQPEEIVLESYQPIIYKNLALLLVNQNNYSEGEQYLIKAFELNPNDYDLLISLFYVYMDTNRRFRFEDYMRQGVKKFVENPSLYYNIGAVYFNLGIKDKAKEYFEKTLQLDKNNYHANHALGNLLLEKDKDISTQINNLSNNKADRQKKQQLLNEKAENYKQIIVYFEKALLNSKEDTKELKQLIKDIKELI; translated from the coding sequence ATGAAGAGATTTAATATTTTTTATGTTATATTTTTGGGAATGATGGTATCGTCATTCCCTTCTTTTTCTCAGGATAAAGAACTCCGAGAGGTAGAACGCTTGGTAAAAAATGAAAAATATACCGAGGGATACACGGCTTTGCAAAATCTTTTTCCTACAATCGAACAATTTTCAGACGAGCAAAAAGTTTGGTTTTATTATTTACAATCGAAAATCCATTCGGAAAGTGCTGTTGAATCGGATGAAAATAAAAATTTTACAACCATAGTAAACGCTTTCGAACAAATTGAAAAATTGGAGAAAAACAACAAGGTAACACGATTTGTAAAAACTACTGCCAATGCAAAAAATCGATTGTTGTCCAAAATCGTTAATGCCGCAATAGACGATACTACTAATCAAGATTGGGAAAAGGCCTCTCAAAATTATTTCAATGCATATCAATTGAGCAAAACAGATACTTTGTTTTTGTATCATGCTGCCAATCAAGCACTAAAAGCTGATGATAAAAAGACGGCAATCAAGCATTACAAAGATTTGGTTAAACTCAATTACAAAGGCAAAACCACTCTTTATACCGCAGTAAATCGCAGCAATGGAACGGTAGTTTCATTCGGAAATGATCAAAGGAGAAGAGACCAACAAGTGCGAAATTTGTTGTATGATCAACCAGAAGAAATTGTATTAGAATCATATCAACCCATAATTTACAAAAATTTAGCGTTGCTATTGGTCAATCAAAATAATTATTCCGAAGGAGAACAATATCTGATCAAAGCTTTTGAACTCAATCCAAACGATTACGATTTGTTAATTTCACTTTTTTATGTCTATATGGACACCAATCGTCGTTTCAGATTTGAGGATTATATGCGACAAGGTGTGAAGAAATTTGTTGAGAATCCCTCGTTGTATTACAATATTGGAGCTGTGTATTTCAATTTAGGAATCAAGGATAAAGCCAAGGAATATTTTGAAAAAACATTGCAACTCGACAAAAATAATTACCATGCCAATCACGCATTAGGAAATTTATTGTTGGAAAAAGACAAGGATATTTCAACTCAAATCAACAATTTGTCCAACAACAAGGCAGATCGTCAGAAAAAACAACAATTGCTAAATGAAAAGGCAGAAAACTACAAGCAAATAATTGTGTATTTTGAGAAAGCTTTACTAAATAGCAAAGAAGATACTAAAGAATTAAAACAATTGATAAAAGATATCAAGGAATTAATATAA
- a CDS encoding DUF937 domain-containing protein: MTNLLNSLGGTQIIEKVSQQTGISTEQINYVVNNLLSSNSHNIQGLLENNNTQQFAESISTKTGISQDIVSKVLGSLTPMLGELISKKGDENIGSMISNLLDKNNDGNVVDDISEMILGKNNPLGGFFGKK, translated from the coding sequence ATGACAAATTTATTAAACTCTTTAGGTGGCACTCAGATTATTGAAAAAGTTTCTCAACAAACAGGTATTTCTACAGAGCAAATCAATTATGTAGTAAACAATTTGCTTTCTTCTAATTCTCATAATATCCAAGGATTACTAGAAAACAACAATACTCAACAATTTGCAGAATCTATTAGTACAAAAACAGGAATTTCTCAAGACATCGTTTCTAAGGTATTAGGTTCACTTACTCCTATGTTAGGTGAATTGATTTCTAAAAAAGGTGATGAAAATATTGGTTCAATGATTTCAAATTTGTTAGATAAAAACAATGACGGTAATGTTGTAGATGATATTTCTGAAATGATTTTAGGTAAAAATAATCCTTTAGGAGGATTTTTTGGAAAAAAATAG
- a CDS encoding 2-oxoglutarate dehydrogenase E1 component — protein sequence MDRFSFLNAAHTSFFADLYDQYLVSPDSVEPSWRSFFQGFDFANEYNGGAVDQLNTMYLGNDNAGNEHLRKEFAVLKLIDAYRTHGHLLTKSNPLRERTVDAPDLSIEKFGLNANDLNTVFEAAQTVHLQKSTLQQIINHLQATYCTTIGVEYAYIPNEEKVQWIANYFESQKSEISNDEKKHYLKKLVQAAAFENFFHTKYVGQKRFSLEGLESTIPALDAMINAANAQGVKDVVIGMAHRGRLNVLVNIMQKPARKIFTEFDGKDYDNVSESFDGDVKYHLGYTSEKQTPTGTITLNLAPNPSHLETVGAVIEGVVRSKQDREYADNPSAVLPVALHGDAAVAGQGIVYEIVQMSKLRAYKTAGTIHLVLNNQVGFTTNNKDARSSVYSTDIAKVVDAPVIHVNADDTEAAVKALIFAVSYRMKFKEDVFVDLVGYRKYGHNEGDEPRFTQPILYKLISKHTNARNIYNARLIENKVCDANYVNTLEEKYKCLLEEELSTAKATEKAEVIPFMQDIWKGYSIATVDKMLQTIETKVDRSLLDELAPALTTLPSDKKFISKVSKLIKDRNTMYYDTNKLDWAMGELLAYGTLISEGYDVRFTGQDVQRGTFSHRHAVVKVEETEEEYTPLNNIPQQNGTMRIFNSHLSEYAVLGFEYGYAMASPKTLTIWEAQFGDFSNGAQIMIDQYISSGEDKWGNQNGIVMLLPHGYEHQGAEHSSARLERYLQLCATENMFVANCTTPANHFHLLRRQMLTDYRKPLVVMSPKSLLRHPEATSPIEDLTNGQFQPIIDDPKVEDKSAVKTLVFVSGKFYYDLQAEKEKLGRKDIAFVRFEQLFPIANDVLHQIIASYSNVDDFVWAQEEPKNMGAYGFMLMNLDVPKFRLAAPPVASAPAAGSSVRSKNRYALAIAKVFDKNL from the coding sequence ATGGATAGATTTTCCTTTTTAAATGCTGCACATACCTCGTTTTTTGCAGATTTATACGACCAGTATTTGGTAAGTCCGGATAGCGTTGAACCAAGTTGGAGAAGTTTTTTTCAAGGGTTCGACTTTGCAAATGAATACAATGGAGGTGCTGTAGATCAATTAAATACAATGTACTTAGGTAATGATAATGCTGGTAACGAACATCTTCGCAAGGAGTTTGCAGTATTGAAACTCATCGATGCCTACCGTACTCACGGACACCTTTTGACGAAATCTAATCCGTTGAGAGAGCGTACGGTTGATGCTCCAGATTTGTCAATTGAAAAATTTGGTTTGAACGCCAACGATTTGAATACTGTATTCGAGGCAGCTCAAACTGTACATTTACAAAAAAGCACTTTACAACAAATAATTAATCACTTACAAGCAACTTATTGTACTACCATTGGGGTAGAATATGCATATATTCCAAATGAAGAAAAAGTACAATGGATTGCTAACTATTTTGAAAGCCAAAAGAGCGAAATTTCTAATGATGAGAAAAAACATTATTTAAAAAAATTGGTTCAAGCAGCCGCTTTTGAAAACTTTTTCCATACAAAATATGTTGGTCAAAAACGCTTTTCATTGGAGGGATTGGAATCTACAATTCCTGCTTTGGACGCAATGATTAATGCAGCAAATGCTCAAGGAGTAAAAGATGTGGTGATCGGTATGGCTCACCGTGGTCGTTTGAATGTTTTGGTAAATATCATGCAAAAACCTGCAAGAAAAATCTTTACAGAATTTGACGGAAAAGACTACGATAATGTGTCAGAATCTTTCGACGGTGATGTAAAATACCACTTAGGATATACTTCAGAAAAACAAACTCCTACTGGAACTATTACTTTAAATCTTGCACCTAATCCTTCTCACTTAGAAACAGTTGGAGCAGTAATCGAGGGAGTGGTTCGTTCAAAACAGGATAGAGAATATGCAGACAATCCATCGGCTGTATTGCCAGTGGCTCTTCATGGAGACGCAGCGGTTGCAGGTCAAGGAATTGTTTACGAAATCGTACAAATGAGCAAATTGAGAGCTTATAAAACGGCTGGAACGATTCATTTGGTATTGAACAATCAAGTAGGATTTACTACAAACAATAAAGATGCAAGATCATCTGTTTACTCTACTGATATTGCCAAAGTTGTCGATGCTCCTGTAATCCATGTAAATGCAGATGACACAGAAGCAGCGGTAAAAGCTTTGATTTTTGCAGTTTCATACCGTATGAAATTCAAAGAAGATGTATTTGTAGATTTAGTTGGATATAGAAAATATGGTCATAATGAGGGGGATGAACCAAGATTTACTCAACCTATTTTGTATAAATTGATTTCAAAGCATACCAATGCAAGAAATATTTACAATGCTCGTTTGATTGAAAACAAAGTATGTGACGCAAATTATGTCAATACTTTGGAAGAAAAATACAAATGCTTGTTGGAAGAAGAACTTTCTACAGCAAAAGCAACAGAAAAGGCAGAAGTTATCCCTTTTATGCAAGATATATGGAAAGGGTATTCAATAGCTACTGTAGATAAAATGCTTCAAACTATTGAAACTAAGGTTGATAGAAGTTTGTTGGATGAACTTGCACCAGCATTGACTACTTTGCCATCAGATAAGAAATTTATCAGTAAAGTTTCAAAGTTGATCAAAGACAGAAATACAATGTATTATGACACCAACAAGTTGGATTGGGCTATGGGAGAACTTTTAGCTTATGGTACATTGATTTCAGAAGGATATGATGTTCGTTTTACAGGACAAGATGTACAAAGAGGTACTTTCTCTCACCGTCATGCTGTGGTGAAAGTTGAAGAGACAGAGGAAGAATACACACCTTTGAACAATATTCCACAGCAAAACGGTACAATGCGTATTTTCAATTCGCATTTGTCCGAATATGCAGTGTTGGGATTTGAGTATGGATATGCAATGGCAAGTCCGAAAACTTTGACCATTTGGGAGGCTCAGTTTGGTGATTTCTCAAACGGTGCTCAAATTATGATAGACCAATACATTTCGTCAGGTGAAGACAAATGGGGTAACCAAAACGGTATTGTAATGTTGTTGCCACACGGATACGAACACCAAGGAGCTGAACACTCTTCGGCAAGATTGGAGCGTTACTTACAATTGTGTGCAACAGAAAATATGTTTGTAGCAAACTGTACGACACCGGCCAACCATTTCCACCTATTGAGAAGACAGATGTTGACAGATTACAGAAAACCATTGGTGGTAATGTCACCAAAATCGTTGTTGCGTCATCCAGAGGCTACTTCGCCAATTGAAGATTTGACTAATGGACAATTCCAGCCAATCATAGACGATCCAAAAGTAGAGGATAAGTCGGCAGTAAAAACATTGGTTTTCGTTTCGGGTAAATTCTATTATGATTTACAAGCCGAAAAAGAAAAATTAGGAAGAAAAGACATTGCTTTCGTACGATTTGAACAGTTGTTCCCAATAGCAAATGATGTGCTACATCAAATCATTGCGTCGTATTCAAATGTAGATGATTTTGTATGGGCTCAAGAAGAACCAAAAAATATGGGAGCTTATGGATTTATGTTGATGAATTTAGATGTACCAAAATTCAGATTAGCAGCACCACCAGTAGCATCAGCTCCAGCAGCAGGTTCGTCTGTTCGTTCTAAAAATCGTTATGCTTTAGCAATTGCAAAAGTATTTGATAAAAATTTATAG
- the odhB gene encoding 2-oxoglutarate dehydrogenase complex dihydrolipoyllysine-residue succinyltransferase, whose amino-acid sequence MSILEMKVPSPGESISEVEIATWLVKDGDYVEKDQAIAEVDSDKATLELPAEVSGIITLKAEEGDTVAVGQVVCLIDTSAAKPEGGAAPGEETKKEEAKVEVAPVAVPTATTYATGTASPAAKKILDEKNIDPATIQGTGKDGRVTKEDAIKAVPSMGTPTGGSRGTERKKMSMLRRKVAERLVEAKNTTAMLTTFNEVNLTEVNKLRAEFKDAFKAKHGVSLGFMSFFTKAVTRALELFPDVNSMIDGQEQVKFDFADISIAVSGPKGLMVPVLRNAELLSFRGVEAEIKRLATRARDGQITVDEMTGGTFTITNGGVFGSMLSTPIINPPQSGILGMHNIIERPIAVNGQVVIAPMMYIALSYDHRIIDGRESVGFLVAVKEALENPVELLMNNDPKKALEL is encoded by the coding sequence ATGAGTATCTTAGAAATGAAAGTCCCTTCTCCGGGAGAATCAATATCAGAAGTTGAAATCGCTACTTGGTTAGTAAAAGATGGTGATTATGTAGAAAAAGATCAAGCTATTGCAGAAGTAGATTCTGACAAAGCTACATTAGAATTGCCTGCAGAAGTAAGTGGAATCATCACTTTAAAGGCTGAAGAAGGTGATACAGTAGCGGTAGGTCAAGTAGTATGTTTGATCGATACAAGTGCTGCAAAACCAGAAGGTGGTGCTGCTCCAGGTGAAGAAACTAAAAAAGAAGAAGCAAAAGTAGAAGTGGCACCTGTGGCGGTTCCAACAGCTACGACTTATGCAACTGGTACGGCATCTCCTGCTGCAAAGAAAATATTAGACGAGAAAAACATTGACCCTGCTACTATCCAAGGTACAGGAAAAGATGGAAGAGTAACGAAAGAAGACGCTATCAAAGCCGTTCCATCTATGGGAACACCAACAGGAGGATCAAGAGGAACTGAGCGTAAGAAAATGTCTATGCTTCGTAGAAAAGTAGCAGAGCGTTTGGTAGAAGCTAAAAACACTACCGCTATGTTGACTACTTTCAACGAAGTAAACTTGACAGAAGTAAACAAATTGCGTGCTGAGTTCAAAGATGCATTCAAAGCGAAACACGGAGTATCTTTAGGATTTATGTCGTTCTTTACCAAAGCGGTAACTCGTGCATTGGAGTTGTTCCCAGATGTAAACTCAATGATTGATGGTCAAGAGCAAGTAAAATTTGATTTTGCAGATATTTCTATTGCAGTATCAGGTCCAAAAGGATTGATGGTACCAGTATTGAGAAATGCAGAATTATTGTCATTCAGAGGAGTAGAAGCAGAAATCAAGCGTTTGGCAACTCGTGCAAGAGACGGACAAATCACAGTTGATGAAATGACGGGAGGTACATTTACCATCACAAACGGTGGTGTATTTGGTTCTATGTTATCTACGCCAATTATCAACCCACCACAATCAGGAATCTTAGGAATGCACAACATTATTGAGCGTCCGATTGCTGTAAACGGTCAAGTGGTAATTGCTCCGATGATGTACATTGCATTGTCTTACGATCACCGAATCATCGACGGTAGAGAATCTGTAGGTTTCTTAGTAGCTGTAAAAGAAGCATTGGAAAACCCAGTAGAATTGTTGATGAACAACGATCCGAAAAAAGCATTGGAATTGTAA
- a CDS encoding DNA primase, translating to MKRIIVDYAKLTNEILSLLVEKFPDGYEESDIVRFTNAKGELVEAVEVSTEDTIYLVKVSTKLQDKIGNYEEEEDDEIIPVENINAKDIDLEDESSDDDDEEENDTEDLPEEEDEEEK from the coding sequence ATGAAACGAATAATTGTTGATTACGCTAAATTGACAAACGAAATTTTATCACTATTGGTTGAAAAATTTCCTGATGGATACGAAGAATCTGATATTGTAAGATTTACCAATGCCAAAGGTGAATTGGTAGAAGCTGTTGAAGTTTCTACAGAAGACACAATTTATTTGGTAAAAGTAAGCACCAAACTTCAAGACAAAATAGGAAACTACGAAGAAGAGGAAGATGACGAAATCATCCCTGTAGAAAACATCAACGCAAAAGACATAGACCTCGAAGACGAATCATCTGATGACGACGATGAGGAAGAAAATGATACCGAAGATTTGCCTGAAGAGGAAGATGAGGAGGAAAAATAA